The genome window TGGGTACAACCATAATGGGTGAGTAATGAGGGCTAACTTTATTATAGCTCCAACTGCGCTACACTTCCAGGCTTTAGGACCTGGGGGGAGGGTTCTTCTCCTATGTCCCCTGACTACTATGGGCGGACCAGTCTGGAAGGAAGAATCCAGTGCAGAGATTTTAATGCTCTGAGAACAGGGCATACCAACTCTTCAATCGTCTCATACAACTCTATTTCCTACCATTAAATACATCAACTTCACAGAGAGCAGATCAGGGGATCTATTTGCAAGCAGTTTGAGGACAACCTACTGAATTATTGAAAAAGCCCAATAAGGTAAGATAAAAGTACTGGGagtaaggggggggggaagggaaaGTATGCAGAGCAGTGTTCAACTGGTGGGAAATGCCCAGGCATGTGAGAAGAGGCCACAAAGTCAGATCCGTGATAAGCAGTCAAAGATTCCTTTGTAGATTTAAGCAGTGTGGCTCTTCCAAGTTGTTGGATAGGTTTTAATGTCAAAGTATGCATCTTAAAATTAGACATGCACAAGAGGTCAGACAAGAACATGTACAAAAATAACATGCAAACCAAATTGACCAATGTTAGTCATTGGGTCATTTAAAGAAACAGAATACGATTCAAAATATCATGTGTTACTTTTCAAATGCTGTTTAGATCACATCAGCATGTGATGAATGTATTCATCGTTGATTATTCCGTTCTAAACTAGCAACACAGAAGCAATTGTATCTTCCAACACTAACTGCCACTAATAATTACTAATAACTACTAAAGACACTATTGTACTCTGAACTCTAAGCCTCTGATGAGGTCAGATATTGGCCCATATTTCTGTGTGAGCTTATAAAAACTTGGTAGCTGATGAGAGGAGATTATTGATGTATATCATCCTTCTCTTTTAGGTAGACTGTGGTTTCcttaatgcattttattaagAGGCTGATCCATTGAAAATCTGATTtcgtcaaaaaaaaaaaagaaattatctggcaaaataaaagtaaaataaataaaaatgtgcccAATTTGTCTACCAGTGCAACATATTTTGAAGGATTATAATACCCTAACTGTGACTAGTCATATGCACAAAACTCTCTATATACGTGGCCTGGAATATCAACCTAACATCGGTTGAGTGTGTGTCAGCACGTGATCACCTCCTACACACTACAAAGAACCAATCAGCATCATCCAGACTCATTCCTCTAGAGTCTAGAGATCATCTTTTGAAATCTTAAATCTTTTGTGTTGCCAAGACATGAAGAACTCAGCTGGCCAATATTTTGGCTTAGTTGCATCCTGCCTACGTGGCTGTTTGTGTAAGTCCTACCTTGAGGTCTACTGGGAAAGATCTCATTTGAATGGCACGGTCTCCCCAACTCGCtctgctattattattaaaaactgcAGAGGAAGCCCTAAGTAAAAAGTAAGATAAACAAGATATTTGAAACTGAAATAGAAGAAACATCAGCCACAATACGAGTTTGGCTCTCTTCTTACGTCAGCAGATTACATTAATGACTGATGTGTGTCTTAATATCTTTTCATAGGTTATCTCTGATCTGCATTACACCATGTGGATGACAAGCCTGGTAGCCCTGGTGCTCCTGGCAACTTCAGCTTCAGCTGCTACCTCAGCTTCACCAGACAAAGTCCTGAGTAACCATGCCACCATCCTGGCTGACAACAGCGCAAAGTTGGCTTTCAGTCTCTACCAAAACATGGCTAAGGAAAAAAATCTAGAAAACATCCTAATTTCCCCTGTAGTAGTGGCCTCCTCTCTGGGTCTGGTTGCTCTTGGGGGCAAAGCCTCGACTGCCTCTCAGGTAAAAAAAATTCTGAATGCAGCTAAAGTTAAAGATGAGCAGCTGCACTCTGGTCTGGCTGAGCTCCTGTCTGAGGTGAGCAACCAAAAGACCCGCAATGTCACCTGGAAAATTAGCAACCGCCTGTATGGACCCAGCTCTGTCACCTTTGTGGAGGATTTTGTCAAGAGCAGCAAAAAGCACTATAACTGTGACCACTCCAAGATAAACTTCAGAGATAAGAAGAGTGCTGTGAAGTCCATCAACGAGTGGGTGGCCAATACTACTGATGGCAAACTGCTGGAGGTCACCAAGGACGTAGACAAGACTGATGGGGCGATGATCATCAATGCTATGTTTTTTAAACGTGAGTCTGTATAAAACCTGTATATGTTCAGTATTGTTCCTTTAAATGGTCTAAAAATTTATAGATTGTTTTTCTCACAGCACATTGGGACGAGCAGTTCCATCATAAGATGGTGGACAACCGTGGATTTATGGTATCCCGTGGCTACACTGTTTCAGTACAGATGATGCACCGCACAGGTAGGTGGAGACACAACTATTTGCTCTGTAAAGATATAGTGGCGTAATGTGTACCTGAGCAGAGAATACAGCCTCTCTCCTTCTGTGTGCATT of Cottoperca gobio chromosome 14, fCotGob3.1, whole genome shotgun sequence contains these proteins:
- the serpinh1a gene encoding serpin H1a, whose translation is MWMTSLVALVLLATSASAATSASPDKVLSNHATILADNSAKLAFSLYQNMAKEKNLENILISPVVVASSLGLVALGGKASTASQVKKILNAAKVKDEQLHSGLAELLSEVSNQKTRNVTWKISNRLYGPSSVTFVEDFVKSSKKHYNCDHSKINFRDKKSAVKSINEWVANTTDGKLLEVTKDVDKTDGAMIINAMFFKPHWDEQFHHKMVDNRGFMVSRGYTVSVQMMHRTGLYGFYEDKTNKLTILSMPLAHKKSTVVIIMPQQVELLERLEKMLTKTQLDKWMGKLQQTPVAVSLPKVSMEVSHNLQKHLGELGLTDAINKSKADLSNISGKKDLYLSGVLHASAMEWDTDGNKIDMSIFSTDQLKNPKLFYADHPFIFLVKDQKTKCILFLGRMVRPKGDKMRDEL